A window of the Deltaproteobacteria bacterium genome harbors these coding sequences:
- a CDS encoding ATP-binding protein: MTAKATSPASSGPAGSHFEGQVGAYYLLSMLAGSDPRGLPGTAIDRIEFQRAAEDRPLDDVIVHAHDTRGNPAVLEIQVKRSITFSPGDSVFRSVVGQIVKTSHRRDFWTIRYELAIAIARTSRKIEGAYQDVLTWARQLSDATNFMARIDRPGSANADMRNFVCTFKSNLHDIGSPDDIETVWRLLRKLQILVFDFTTQGSASEELAKERAVHALHPNDTLRAGNLWTALVELALQIAVSGGDRNRDGLIEDLRRQSFRLAGDRRYTSARAILEEASRNALADIGNRVGDVMLTRHERITAVRAALDNGRYVEIRGDAGVGKSGVLKHFAVQGAIEARVVVLSPGRTTPKGWIAMRAVLGFDGTARDLLTDLAGDGGAVLFVDNLDFFDDQERRTVVDLVREAASVPGFFVIATARSNFGVEEPDWLPPDALNRLGRAEPIVIGELNETEVDEMRHAAPRLAPLLADTHPARDVTRNLFRLSRLASRPGDEPIPRTEVDMAEQWWQTADGRRDSDHRDRARLLKTLAEQTLSSAEPLDIADRPARVVDALIASDTLRDLGNDCVAFRHDVLREWAIANLLHSEPTTIERLPLARPASASLARGVELAARMGLERAVDSTPWWLFLVRLSREGTHGSWRRAVLLALVRSEIGPELLTRTSGLLLANRASMLRELIRIVRAVDVEPASKLFVGIGADPAMIPASLNVPSGPSWSRLISWLLSLGRTLPVAAIPDVVNLYTAWSIGMLGHDPLTPLLIQWLYSWLTEIETAREAETFPVRHEPFGGELEYDQIGSLESDLRTGFLLFCNRRPALAVEYLRSLGQRRRSKNAIRSILEFRGSIAQAAPAELAELTATALIPNRRLDERHHRLEFGEPFDFLDHQFYPASPAQGPFFELLSHAPQHGLSLIHRLVDHAISSYNRGREYGGDAITISFSSGGRVFPWIRSYAWSRDGAGGPFCVTSALMALEAWAHHRIESGEVFVKVLADVLGPPGSPAAYLLVAVDLLLSHWPKSREAVIPFLACPELLCIDRERYVHDNFEYPDIFGLKALEKEPVGAVSLESLKMRASRRFMLDQLLGKYAVFGPVELRDTLTALLSGAAASLGPPDEQSDLRDPAFIAIHALNLVDPNNWIEVSIAQTDGTQETAYQYVPPEIENQYFASLQEASRDKFTDSNMQVALSLALEDPSRSSPEFVAAAVEWTKSAAATRKNENHDEDRMREQAVITAAMITMRDGETERRAKHAEWARSIFAQALLTGKDSVHRFRSGLRYNPIAIAFVGMIYLLKDRATPGDIRALLEVAARDDPAAAHGFGVASTTLSSIDERLTLAVLRCAFAACIRGKREWDLPEEEIAANTERHRVWIQSTVNAELTWLADEGPEPDWPSFPSETVRPRRGIRLPSKREQQNTSAPQHSRPDKYVDHQAAALWLRNFMGLVDVGQRPWVREIVRSYSPWTYAANGVGLNSYEQVDHSPREWNDAYFDLLAHCLPGLELPEIEQLALAPIGSLPDEPFFDVVTPFLKSVDVVYFNDFDLQESIAISIRSTIANRLMASNGWRRLGGNRSGSIEMHIGPAIAVLFFNDYSFVQPAKCYLLPKGIDRLHSFLPVLERLVDSCPSLFVAIVTLNLLEVSPRSVHLPFIVLSAKTWIESFPDDSDFWVDHNIGRRVCVLIEEIRRQQPALLNPGNPVRFDVDRLLAALVSLGVADARRLEETLDGRSGSEAGGTSTLS, encoded by the coding sequence GTGACGGCTAAAGCAACAAGTCCAGCGTCGAGTGGACCGGCCGGTAGCCACTTCGAGGGGCAGGTGGGTGCTTACTACCTGCTCTCCATGTTGGCGGGCTCGGATCCACGTGGCCTGCCCGGCACGGCGATAGATCGCATTGAGTTCCAACGGGCGGCCGAAGACCGGCCGCTGGACGATGTCATCGTACATGCCCACGATACACGCGGAAATCCCGCCGTTCTTGAGATCCAGGTAAAGAGAAGCATCACTTTTTCACCCGGCGATTCGGTTTTCCGTTCAGTCGTGGGCCAGATTGTCAAGACCTCGCACAGGCGGGACTTCTGGACCATCCGCTATGAACTTGCGATCGCGATCGCTCGAACGTCTCGCAAGATCGAGGGCGCCTATCAGGACGTTCTGACCTGGGCACGACAGTTAAGTGACGCAACGAATTTCATGGCCCGGATTGATCGGCCGGGCTCCGCCAACGCGGACATGCGCAACTTCGTGTGCACCTTCAAATCAAATCTGCACGACATCGGTTCGCCTGACGATATCGAGACAGTCTGGCGGTTACTGCGTAAGCTTCAGATCCTCGTCTTCGACTTCACCACCCAAGGCTCAGCGTCCGAGGAACTCGCGAAAGAACGAGCCGTCCACGCCCTTCACCCGAACGATACGTTGCGGGCTGGAAACCTATGGACGGCGCTGGTCGAGCTCGCGCTGCAGATCGCGGTGAGCGGCGGTGACCGCAATCGCGATGGACTGATCGAGGACCTTAGGCGTCAGTCGTTTCGCCTTGCAGGAGACCGGCGCTATACATCCGCACGTGCGATTCTCGAAGAGGCTTCCCGCAACGCGCTTGCCGACATCGGCAATCGGGTCGGCGACGTGATGTTGACTCGGCACGAGCGTATCACCGCCGTTCGCGCTGCCCTTGACAATGGCCGTTACGTCGAGATACGCGGCGACGCGGGCGTTGGCAAGTCGGGGGTGTTAAAGCATTTCGCCGTGCAGGGCGCTATAGAGGCGCGCGTTGTCGTGCTCAGCCCTGGCCGAACGACACCAAAGGGGTGGATTGCAATGCGGGCGGTCCTCGGGTTCGATGGCACAGCTCGCGATCTACTGACTGATCTCGCGGGCGACGGTGGAGCAGTTCTCTTTGTCGACAATCTAGACTTTTTCGACGACCAAGAGCGTAGAACCGTTGTTGACCTTGTCCGCGAAGCTGCGAGCGTCCCGGGTTTCTTCGTGATCGCTACGGCAAGGAGCAACTTCGGAGTAGAGGAGCCGGATTGGTTACCGCCCGACGCACTCAACCGTTTGGGCCGCGCTGAACCTATCGTGATTGGCGAACTGAACGAAACCGAAGTTGACGAGATGCGGCACGCCGCTCCAAGGCTCGCACCGCTGCTGGCCGATACTCACCCGGCACGGGACGTCACCCGAAACCTCTTCCGCCTCTCCCGCCTTGCAAGTCGGCCAGGGGATGAACCTATCCCGCGCACCGAAGTCGACATGGCCGAGCAGTGGTGGCAGACAGCCGATGGCAGGCGCGATAGCGACCACCGGGATCGTGCCAGGCTGCTTAAGACTTTGGCGGAACAGACGCTCTCGTCGGCTGAACCACTGGACATAGCTGATCGCCCGGCGAGGGTGGTCGATGCTCTAATCGCCAGCGACACGTTGCGCGACCTGGGGAACGATTGCGTCGCGTTCCGCCATGATGTCCTTCGCGAATGGGCGATTGCCAACCTTCTTCATTCCGAGCCGACGACCATCGAGCGCTTGCCGCTCGCGCGCCCTGCCTCAGCGTCTTTGGCGAGGGGTGTGGAACTCGCCGCGCGTATGGGCCTCGAACGTGCTGTCGATAGCACGCCTTGGTGGTTGTTCTTGGTTCGTCTAAGCCGCGAGGGTACACATGGTTCATGGCGCCGGGCGGTGTTGCTGGCTCTCGTTCGCTCCGAGATCGGCCCCGAACTGTTGACACGGACGTCTGGCCTTCTGCTCGCCAACCGCGCAAGCATGCTCCGAGAGCTCATCCGAATCGTGAGGGCAGTCGACGTAGAGCCAGCCTCAAAGTTGTTCGTTGGCATCGGGGCTGACCCGGCGATGATCCCGGCGAGTCTCAATGTTCCGAGCGGACCGTCATGGTCCCGGCTGATCAGCTGGCTGCTCAGCCTCGGGCGGACCTTGCCGGTCGCGGCAATTCCTGACGTGGTCAACCTTTACACCGCGTGGTCTATCGGAATGCTCGGTCACGATCCTCTGACTCCATTGCTGATCCAGTGGCTATATAGCTGGTTGACTGAGATTGAGACGGCCCGAGAAGCGGAAACCTTCCCTGTTCGACATGAGCCGTTTGGTGGCGAACTTGAATACGACCAAATCGGATCACTGGAGTCCGACCTCCGCACCGGCTTTCTCTTATTTTGTAATCGGAGGCCCGCGCTCGCTGTTGAGTACTTGCGATCGTTGGGTCAGCGCCGGCGTAGTAAAAATGCCATACGTAGTATCCTGGAGTTTCGCGGGTCGATCGCCCAGGCTGCCCCCGCAGAGCTTGCGGAGCTAACCGCGACGGCTTTGATTCCGAATCGTCGGCTTGACGAGCGGCACCACCGCCTCGAGTTCGGGGAGCCGTTCGATTTTCTCGACCACCAGTTTTACCCGGCGTCCCCGGCGCAAGGACCGTTTTTTGAACTCCTTAGCCATGCCCCACAACACGGTTTATCGCTGATCCATCGGCTCGTCGACCACGCGATTTCATCCTACAACCGTGGCCGGGAATACGGCGGCGATGCGATCACGATCTCGTTTTCTAGTGGCGGTCGGGTTTTTCCGTGGATAAGATCATATGCATGGTCACGGGATGGCGCAGGGGGCCCCTTCTGTGTAACATCTGCCCTCATGGCTCTTGAGGCCTGGGCTCACCACCGGATTGAGTCAGGAGAGGTCTTCGTCAAGGTGCTCGCCGACGTGCTCGGCCCGCCCGGCTCTCCAGCGGCTTACCTTTTGGTTGCAGTCGATCTCCTGCTTTCCCATTGGCCGAAATCACGTGAGGCGGTGATTCCTTTTCTGGCTTGCCCAGAGCTCCTTTGTATAGACCGTGAGCGATATGTGCACGACAACTTCGAGTACCCGGATATCTTCGGCCTCAAAGCTCTCGAGAAGGAGCCAGTCGGCGCAGTTAGCCTCGAAAGCCTGAAGATGCGCGCTTCTCGACGGTTCATGCTCGATCAGCTTCTCGGTAAATACGCAGTATTCGGGCCTGTCGAACTGCGGGATACGCTGACTGCACTATTGAGCGGCGCAGCCGCAAGCCTCGGACCGCCCGACGAGCAATCGGACTTGAGGGATCCCGCCTTCATAGCTATTCACGCACTCAACCTTGTCGATCCTAATAATTGGATTGAGGTGTCTATCGCGCAGACTGATGGTACACAGGAAACGGCCTACCAGTACGTCCCGCCCGAGATCGAAAATCAATACTTCGCATCTCTGCAAGAAGCCTCGCGGGACAAATTCACGGACAGTAACATGCAGGTCGCCCTCAGCTTGGCACTGGAAGACCCGTCCCGCTCGTCACCCGAATTTGTTGCGGCGGCGGTTGAATGGACGAAAAGCGCGGCGGCCACGCGGAAGAATGAAAACCACGACGAGGACCGGATGCGGGAACAGGCTGTCATCACTGCGGCGATGATTACAATGCGCGATGGCGAAACCGAGCGACGCGCCAAGCATGCTGAGTGGGCGCGCAGCATCTTCGCCCAAGCTCTCCTGACTGGAAAAGACTCAGTCCACCGATTTCGATCCGGACTCCGTTACAATCCCATCGCGATTGCCTTCGTTGGAATGATCTACTTACTAAAGGATCGTGCCACTCCTGGCGACATACGCGCCCTCCTCGAAGTAGCTGCCCGTGACGACCCTGCCGCAGCTCATGGATTTGGCGTGGCATCCACCACGCTATCCTCCATTGACGAACGCTTGACTCTGGCGGTGCTGCGTTGCGCCTTTGCGGCCTGTATCAGAGGGAAGCGCGAGTGGGATCTCCCTGAAGAAGAGATTGCTGCGAATACAGAGCGCCACAGGGTATGGATCCAATCGACCGTCAATGCTGAACTGACATGGCTTGCTGATGAAGGTCCTGAACCCGATTGGCCGAGCTTCCCGTCGGAAACGGTCCGACCGCGAAGGGGTATTCGTCTACCGAGTAAACGAGAGCAGCAGAATACGTCCGCACCTCAGCACTCTCGACCAGACAAATATGTAGACCACCAAGCCGCAGCACTCTGGCTTAGAAACTTTATGGGGCTCGTCGATGTAGGCCAGAGGCCTTGGGTAAGAGAAATCGTTCGGAGCTATTCCCCTTGGACTTATGCGGCGAACGGCGTTGGGCTGAACTCGTACGAGCAAGTCGACCATTCGCCGAGAGAATGGAACGATGCCTACTTCGACTTACTGGCCCACTGCCTACCCGGACTTGAGTTGCCGGAGATTGAGCAACTCGCATTGGCGCCGATCGGTTCGCTACCCGACGAGCCCTTCTTCGACGTAGTAACGCCATTCCTAAAGAGCGTTGATGTCGTCTATTTCAATGACTTTGACCTACAGGAGTCAATCGCGATTAGCATTCGGTCCACGATCGCCAACCGGTTGATGGCAAGCAACGGCTGGCGGAGGTTAGGGGGCAACCGATCCGGATCTATCGAGATGCATATCGGACCAGCGATCGCCGTTCTCTTTTTCAACGATTACAGCTTTGTCCAGCCTGCCAAATGTTACTTGCTGCCAAAGGGCATTGATCGGCTCCACTCCTTCTTGCCCGTGCTGGAAAGACTGGTCGACAGCTGTCCTTCGCTTTTTGTCGCAATCGTGACACTCAATCTATTAGAAGTGTCTCCAAGGTCGGTGCATCTGCCATTTATCGTACTATCGGCTAAGACTTGGATAGAAAGCTTCCCCGATGATAGCGACTTCTGGGTGGATCACAATATCGGGCGCCGTGTGTGCGTGTTAATCGAAGAAATTCGGCGTCAGCAGCCGGCTCTGCTTAATCCAGGCAATCCTGTACGTTTCGATGTGGATCGATTGCTCGCGGCGCTAGTTAGCTTAGGAGTTGCGGATGCCAGGCGACTGGAAGAAACGCTCGACGGACGATCGGGAAGCGAGGCGGGAGGTACCTCGACTTTGTCTTGA
- a CDS encoding DUF2442 domain-containing protein codes for MYWDVTTIKPLSDYRIYVETEDGRKGIFDLKPYLDHGVFRELRNINYFNQVGILFGAVTWPHDQDLAPETLLAEMIPVESTP; via the coding sequence ATGTATTGGGATGTCACAACAATCAAGCCGTTATCAGATTACCGGATTTATGTTGAGACCGAGGATGGACGGAAGGGCATTTTTGATCTGAAGCCCTATCTTGACCATGGAGTTTTTCGTGAGCTCCGGAACATCAATTACTTTAATCAGGTCGGTATATTATTCGGCGCTGTCACATGGCCGCATGACCAAGACCTTGCCCCTGAAACTCTGCTTGCCGAAATGATCCCGGTTGAGTCAACGCCTTAG